The sequence below is a genomic window from Streptomyces sudanensis.
GTTCAGGCGGTTGAGGTGGACGCCGGCGCGGAACACCTGCGCGTCCCGCTCGGCGAGCGCGCCGGGCGTGCCGACCTGGCCGCGCCGGGCGGCGTCGTGCATGACGAACTCCGCCTCGTGGATCTTCTCCTCGAGCCGGCGGTAGACCCGGTCCAGGTGGTCCTGCTCCACCGCGACCTCACGGTCCCGGACCGTGTCGACCACCCGGTCGGCTTCCTGCGCGGCCACCACGGCCCCCTTCTGACGTGCACTGGGCAGCCGTCGAGCGTACGCCACCTTTCGGCCCCGTGTCAGTCCGGCCGCCCCGGGGCGCCGCCGCCCGGCGGGCGCCGGGCGGCCCTCACCCGGCGCGCATCAGGGCGGCGTCCGCTTCCGGGAGCCACGCCCCGTCCGGCACGGCGAGCCAGTCCTCCTCGGCGGCGAGGCGGGCGGCGGCGGTGCGGAGCGCGTCCAGACCGGGGTGCTCCAGCCCCCTGCGCCACACGAGCGCCACCGGCGACAGGGGGACGGGGTCCACGAGCGGGCGCAGGACGGTGCCCGGCACGGGCGGGAAGCCGACCGCGGCGAGGACCGGGGTGCGGCTCCTGGCCATGACGCGGCGGAACTCCTCCACGCCGACCGCGAGCGGCGCGGGCGGGGCGACGCGGACGCCGTGCCCGGCGAAGAGCAGCGCGGCCAGGTCGGTCCACTCGCGGGTGCGGGGGTTGCCCGCCCCGGCGTACAGCGCCTGCCCGGCGAGGGCGGCCAGTCCGATCCGGTCGCGGCCGGCGAGCGGGTGGTCCTCGGGCAGGATCACGGCCATCGGCTCGTACCGTACGGCCTGCCAGGCGAGACGGGCGCGGACCGCCGGGTCGAGGCCGGCGACCCGGCCGAAGGAGGCGTCGAGGCGGCCGGCGAGGATCTCGGCGGCGGCGCCGGTCAGTCCGCTCTCGAAGCGGGCCATCAGCTCGCAGTCGGGCACCAGCGCGCGGGCCCGGTCCAGGACCCGGCCGCCGCTCATGCCGGGCGAGTTGAGGTCCACGAGGAGCGGGCGGGGCCCGGTGCCGGAGAAGGCCGCCGCCAGGTCGCCGTACGCGGCGAGGACCGCCTGCGCGTGCGGGCGGAGCCGCTCGCCGTCGGGGGTGAGGGCGACCTGCCGGGTGGTGCGGGCGAACAGCTCGGTACCGAGCCGCCGCTCCAGGTTCCGGATGTCGCGGCTGAGGGCCTGCTGGGCGACGTGGAGGCGGGCGGCGGCGCGGGTGAAGTGCAGTTCCTCGGCGACGGCGGCGAAGGCGCGCAGGAGCCGGGGGTCGATGTCGGGGAGCACCCCCGGAACCTACAACACGGGTGCGTCAATCGGCTCCGAACAGGTGTTGGACCGGTGGCGGGCGGACCGGTGAGGGTGGGGGCATGTCCCCGCACCCCGCGGGGCCGGCGCCCGAGCCGGNCCCGTCCTCCGCNGTCCCNNNNNCGCGNCCGNNNCCGGGGCCGCCGCCCGCCGGGCCGCCGCGCCCCCGCAACCGGTACGTCCGGCTCTTCGCCGCGCCCGGCACCCGCGCGTTCACCGCCGGGAACCTGATCGCGCGCGTCCCGATGGGCATGTTCACCGTCAGCGCGGTCGTCATGATCGCCGGGTCGCGCGGTTCGTACGCCCTCGCCGGCGCGGTCTGCGCGACCGGTCTCGCCGCGACGGCGGTCGTGGCGCCGTTCACCGCGCGGCTGGTCGACCGGTACGGGCAGGCACGGGTCGCCGTCCCCGCCACGGTCCTCGCCGTCCTCGGGTCGCTCGCCCTGCTGCTGTGCGTCCGCCGCGGCGCGCCGGACTGGACGCTGTTCGCCGCGTACGCCGCGACCGCGACCACCCCCAACGCCGGCGGCATGTCCCGCGCCCGCTGGGCCCACCTCTACCGCGACACCCGGAGGCGCTGCACACCGCCAACGCCTTCGAGCAGGCCGTGGACGAGCTGTGCTTCATGACCGGCCCGGTGCTGGCGGCGTTCCTGTGCGCGGCGCTGTTCCCGGAGGCGGGCACCCTGGCCGGCGCGGTCCTGCTGCTCGCCGGGACGCTGGTGTTCACCGCGCAGCGGGCGACGGAGCCCCCGGTCGCGCCGCGCACGGCCGGGCGGCGGGTGCGGTCCCCGCTCCGCGTGCCGGGGATGCCCGCGCTGCTGGCGGTGTTCCTCGCGACGGGCGCGGTCTTCGGTGCGATGGAGATCGTGACGCTGGCGTTCGTGGACGGACCGGAGGCCGGGCCGGTCCTGGCGCTCCAGGCGTTCGGCTCGTTCCTGGCGGGCCTCGCGTACGGCTCGGTGCGCCCCTCCCCCGACGTGCGGCGGCGGCTGCTGGCGTGCCTGGCGGCGATGGCGGCCCTGATGTGGCTGCCGCCGCTCGCGGCCGGCACGGGGTCGCTGCCCGCCCTGGCGGGAGCGCTGCTGGTGGCGGGGATGGCGACGGCGCCGACGATGACGACGGGCATGTCGCTGGTGCAGCGGCTCACCCCCGCGGGGCAGTCGAACGAGGGGATGTCCCTGGCCGTGACGGCCCTGCTGGGCGGGATCTCCGCGGGCGCGGCGGCCGGCGGCCGGCTCGTGGACCGGGCGGGCCCGGACGCCGCCTACCTCCTGCCGGCGGGAGCGGCGGCCCTGGCGCTGTGCCTGGCGGCGGCGGGCGTCCGGGCGCGGGGCCTGCCGTATGCTCCGCGGCATGCTGACGGTGGAGCGACTGCGGGCTGACCACGCGCCCGCCCTGCTGGACTTCGAGCGGGAGAACCGCGCGTACTTCGCCCGGTCGGTGTCCGACCGGGGCGAGGCGTACTTCGCGGAGTTCGCCGACCGGCACCGCGCGCTGCTCGCCGAGCAGGAGGCGGGGCTCCTCCACCTCCACGTCGTGCTGGACGGGGACGGCGCGCTGGTCGGACGCGTCAACCTGGTCTGCGACGGGCCCGGCGCCCCGGAGCTCGGCTACCGGAT
It includes:
- a CDS encoding GNAT family N-acetyltransferase, whose product is MLTVERLRADHAPALLDFERENRAYFARSVSDRGEAYFAEFADRHRALLAEQEAGLLHLHVVLDGDGALVGRVNLVCDGPGAPELGYRIARRAAGRGVATAAVAEVCRLAGAVYGLTELQAFTTADNHASRTVLERNAFTHVGEATLPRTDRPGLRYHRTLP
- a CDS encoding LysR family transcriptional regulator — encoded protein: MLPDIDPRLLRAFAAVAEELHFTRAAARLHVAQQALSRDIRNLERRLGTELFARTTRQVALTPDGERLRPHAQAVLAAYGDLAAAFSGTGPRPLLVDLNSPGMSGGRVLDRARALVPDCELMARFESGLTGAAAEILAGRLDASFGRVAGLDPAVRARLAWQAVRYEPMAVILPEDHPLAGRDRIGLAALAGQALYAGAGNPRTREWTDLAALLFAGHGVRVAPPAPLAVGVEEFRRVMARSRTPVLAAVGFPPVPGTVLRPLVDPVPLSPVALVWRRGLEHPGLDALRTAAARLAAEEDWLAVPDGAWLPEADAALMRAG